The window CTTCTCCCAGACCGGCGCTTGCGTGATGAAGTAGATGTAGGCGTTGGGATCGGTCTCCCAGCCCTTGCACTTCAGGATGCGGCCGGGCTGGCCGCCGCCGGAATCGTTGCCTGCGCGCGGCACCGCGTCGCCAAACGTAATGCCTTCGCCGAACTGGCTGTATTCCTTGAGCGGACCATAAGCGAGGCGCTGCTGATCGCGCAGTTTTACGCGCGCGAGATTGAGCACGCCGTCCTGCATCGCGGCGGTGACCTTTTGTCCCTTGCCCGTGACGGTGCGCTGATAGAGCGCGGTGACGATGCCGAGCGCCAAATGCAGCCCGGTGCCGCTGTCGCCGATCTGCGCGCCGGTGACCAGCGGCAGGCCGTCGCGAAAGCCGGTGGTCGATGCCGCGCCGCCGGTGCATTGCGCGACGTTCTCATAGACCTTGCAGTCTTCGTAAGGCCCGGGCCCGAAACCCTTGATCGAGGCCACGATCATCTTCGGATTGATGCTTTGGATCTTCTCCCACGGAAATCCCATGCGATCGAGCACGCCGGGGCCGAAATTTTCCACCAGCACGTCGCATTGCTTGATCAGCGCGGTCAGGACTTCCTTGCCCTTCGGGTTCTTGGTGTCGAGCGTGATCGAGCGCTTGTTGTGGTTGAGCATGGTGAAATACAGGCTGTCGACATTCGGAATGTCCTGCAACTGGCCACGCGTGATGTCGCCAACGCCCGGGCGCTCGACCTTGATCACGTCGGCGCCGAACCAGGCCAGCAATTGCGTGCAGGTCGGTCCCGACTGGACGTGGGTGAAATCGAGAATACGAACGCCCTTGAGCGCCTTTGTCATCGTGTTGCTCCGTACTGTGTCTATCCTGCGCGTGCAGGGGAGTAATGGGTTGGGATTTGTCTATTTCTTTTTCAGAACGCTCTGCGGATTGAGGTTGCCGATGCGGCCGCTTTCGGAGCCGGCCGCCGGATCGATCACCGCGTTGATGAGGGTAGGCTTGCCGGAATCCATGGCTTCGTTCACGGCGCGCTTCAGCTCATCCGGTGACGTCGCGTTGACGCCGACGCCGCCGAACGCTTCCATCATCTTGTCGTAGCGCGAGCCCTTGACGAACACGGTCGGTGCCGGATCCGAGCCCACGGAATTGACGTCGGTACCGCGATAGATGCCGTCATTGTTGAAGATTACGATGCAGACCGGCAGCTTGTAGCGGCAGATGGTCTCGACCTCCATGCCGGAGAAGCCGAAGGCCGAGTCGCCTTCGACGGCGAGCACCGGCTTGCCGGTCTCGATAGCGGCGGCGATGGCGTAGCCCATGCCGATGCCCATCACGCCCCAGGTGCCGACGTCGAGCCGCTTGCGTGGCTTGTACATATCGATGACGCCGCGCGCGAGATCGAGCGTATTGGCGCCTTCGTTGACGAGAATGGCATCCGGCCGCTCCTTGATGATGGTGCGCAGCACGCCGAGTGCGCCGTGGTAGTCCATCGGCGAGTTGTTGTTCATCAGCCGGGGCGCCATCTTGGTGACGTTCTCTTCGCGCTTCTTGGCGACCGCGCTGGTCCAGTCGGATGGCGGGGCCGCCCAGTTCGCGCCCATGCCCTCAAGCAGCGCCGAGACGCACGAGCCGATGTCGCCGACCACGGGGGCGACGATCTCGACGTTCGAATCCATCTCCTTTGGTTCGATGTCGATCTGGATGAATTTCTTCGGCGTCTCGCCCCACGTCTTGCCCTTGCCGTGCGACAAGAGCCAGTTGAGACGCGCGCCGATCAGCATCACGACATCCGAGTCCTTCAGTACCGTCGAGCGGGCCGCGCCCGCACATTGCGGATGGGTATCCGACAAAAGTCCTTTGGCCATGCTCATCGGCAGGAACGCAACACCGCTCTTCTCGACGAAGGTGCGGATCGCGTCGTCGGCCTGGGCGTAGGCGGCGCCTTTGCCGAGAATGATAAGCGGACGCTTGGCGCTCTTGAGGACATCGAGCGCGCGCTTGACCGCTTCGGGAGCCGGAATCTGCGCCGGTGCCGCGTCGATCACCTTCACGAGTGATTTCTTTCCAGCCTCGGCGTCCATCACCTGGCCGAAAAGCTTGGCCGGCAGGTCGAGATAGACGCCGCCCGGACGTCCCGACACGGCCGCGCGGATCGCGCGCGCAAGGCCGATACCAATGTCGGCGGCATGCAGCACGCGGAACGCCGCCTTGCAAAGCGGTTTGGCGATCGCGAGCTGGTCCATCTCCTCATAGTCGCCCTGCTGCAGGTCGACGATCTCGCGCTCGGACGAGCCCGAGATCAGGATCATTGGAAAGCAGTTGGTCGTGGCATGAGCGAGCGCGGTGAGGCCATTGAGAAAGCCCGGAGCCGAGACCGTGAGGCAAACGCCAGGCTTCTTAGTCAGGAAGCCGGCGATCGACGCTGCATTGCCGGCATTCTGTTCGTGACGAAACGAGATGACGCGGATGCCCGCAGCCTGCGCCATGCGGCCGAAATCCGTAATCGGAATGCCGGGCACACCGTAGATCGTGGTGAGGCCGTTGAGCTTCAGCGCATCGATAATCAGGTTAAAGCCGTCGGTCAGCTCGCGCTCGGCCTTATTTGCATCAATGCTTTTCGCTGCTGTTACGGACATTCCACTTTCTCCCTGGTCGTTTCCTGGCGTGGACGAGTTGATCGTCTTCTGGTGTGAAGTTGTGCTGTTTACGTAAACAGCTCCTGGCCATGCGCTTCGACGTAAGCGCGGACCTGAGGCAAAGGCCGTGAACCGTCGACAAACTGGAGAGCCGATCACCTGATCACCACCTAATGTGGCATGCCAGATACCAAACAGTCAAGCTGGTTTCGCTGCTCTACCGGTATTTGTGGGATTAATCTCTTGACAAAATAGGCTATTGGTATACCAAATGCCAGTTGTTAAATGGCAGAGCGCCGCAAAGTCTGACGTCGGCATTGCAAGAGTTTGGAGTGTTACGCGAAAAAGCCCCAACCGAGCCTCGCGTGCACCGGCAATTAAAAATGGACGTGCAGGAGGAAGAACTGGTGCAGCACGCAGCTCGCAAGATCGATCTGGCCGGCGAAGTCGAGGAGGCCGCCGAGTATCGCTACCAGAACGGCATTCCGGCCTACGCCTGCTCGACCGAGCTGCCTATC is drawn from Bradyrhizobium lablabi and contains these coding sequences:
- the frc gene encoding formyl-CoA transferase, with the protein product MTKALKGVRILDFTHVQSGPTCTQLLAWFGADVIKVERPGVGDITRGQLQDIPNVDSLYFTMLNHNKRSITLDTKNPKGKEVLTALIKQCDVLVENFGPGVLDRMGFPWEKIQSINPKMIVASIKGFGPGPYEDCKVYENVAQCTGGAASTTGFRDGLPLVTGAQIGDSGTGLHLALGIVTALYQRTVTGKGQKVTAAMQDGVLNLARVKLRDQQRLAYGPLKEYSQFGEGITFGDAVPRAGNDSGGGQPGRILKCKGWETDPNAYIYFITQAPVWEKICDVIGEPGWKTHPDYAKPPARLSRLNEIFSRIEQWTMTKTKFEAMEILNKDDIPCGPILSMKELAEDQSLRATGTVVEVDHPERGKYLSVGNPIKMSDSPTEVKRSPLLGEHTDEILRQVLGLTDHQVAEIHDSGALDPPRKVVPAYATI
- the oxc gene encoding oxalyl-CoA decarboxylase, with the protein product MSVTAAKSIDANKAERELTDGFNLIIDALKLNGLTTIYGVPGIPITDFGRMAQAAGIRVISFRHEQNAGNAASIAGFLTKKPGVCLTVSAPGFLNGLTALAHATTNCFPMILISGSSEREIVDLQQGDYEEMDQLAIAKPLCKAAFRVLHAADIGIGLARAIRAAVSGRPGGVYLDLPAKLFGQVMDAEAGKKSLVKVIDAAPAQIPAPEAVKRALDVLKSAKRPLIILGKGAAYAQADDAIRTFVEKSGVAFLPMSMAKGLLSDTHPQCAGAARSTVLKDSDVVMLIGARLNWLLSHGKGKTWGETPKKFIQIDIEPKEMDSNVEIVAPVVGDIGSCVSALLEGMGANWAAPPSDWTSAVAKKREENVTKMAPRLMNNNSPMDYHGALGVLRTIIKERPDAILVNEGANTLDLARGVIDMYKPRKRLDVGTWGVMGIGMGYAIAAAIETGKPVLAVEGDSAFGFSGMEVETICRYKLPVCIVIFNNDGIYRGTDVNSVGSDPAPTVFVKGSRYDKMMEAFGGVGVNATSPDELKRAVNEAMDSGKPTLINAVIDPAAGSESGRIGNLNPQSVLKKK